The genomic segment GGTGGAAATATTTATATTAGTGGAACAGTCGAGTTTTCAGCTGAAGAATGGGAATCGACTGGTGATAAAGTCAGTAAAATTAAAGGGAAATTAGTTGAAAAAATTGAAGAGTAGCCTTCGGGTTGCTCTTTTTAATTTGAGAAAAGGAAGGTGAATAATGATAAGCAGAATAAAAGAAAGATTGACTAATATTTTTTTCTATCGTTATTTAGCGTTTACAACTACTTTGTTTTCGATTGGATATGGTGGATATCTATTGGATAATCCAAATCTAATAAATAATCAAGTGAGTTATAAGTTTATGAGTGAATTGGCAGATGTATTCGGAAATGTTTTTTTACCAGCATGCTTAATTATAGCTGGAGCACTTAAAATGAGTGCAATTTACTTTAATTGGAAAACTAAACAAATATTTTTAATCGTACTATTATTCATTTGGAGTTTGATTTTTGCCGGATATTTAATCCAACTTATTAACGGCATACCGGCAGTTGGTCTTTATTTTTCTGCTTATGTCATCCTCAATCTTGTAGGTGCTTATGTTGAGGAGGGGAGAACTATTGGAAGGTAGTGATTGGGTTGCTTTACTTGGTGGAGGAACGTTAAGTAGTATTATTGCGGTTATTGTTAGTAAATATTTTGAAAGTAGAAAGGCGAATCGCGATAGAGAAGACGGACTTGATAAATATTGGGTAGACGAAATAAAAAAAGATAAAAAAGATAAGGAATTTGAAATCAAAACTTTGCAAGAAAGAATGGATGACAAGGATGAAGAATTTAGAAAAGTTTATAAAGAGCTAGCTAAAGTATCTTCTAAAGTCGAAGGTTTAGAAAAAGATTTGTCTAATAGCAACAAAGATAATGTCCGTCTTAGGCTTGAACGAAATGCTGCACGTGATGAAGCTAAAAAATGGAAAGAAAGTTTTATGGCTATGCAAATGAAATTTAATGATGCAATGAAAAAAATAGAAAAAATGAAAGAAGGAATTTAAATGAAAACTATTAACTGGAAAGTCCGATTCAAAAATCCACAATTCATTATTCAGCTAATCGTATCAGTATTTGGACCAATATTAGCTTATGCAGGAATCACAGCGCAGGATATCACTTCTTGGGCTATTTTATTTGATTTAATTCTAGCTGCAGTAAGCAACCCATACGTTCTTATTACTATTGCGGTAGCTGTTTATAATGCTGTAATTGATCCAACGACAAAAGGTTTATCAGATAGTAAGCAAGCTTTAAACTATACAGAACCTAGAGAGGATGATAAATAGTGAGCGAAGAAAACAAAGTAGTAATCAATGAAGTTAAGTTTGATCAAGAACTTTACGAAAGAAACTTGAAAGAAAATGACTTTTCACCAAAAGAAACGTATGAGGGTAAAGATGGGAAAGGAGTAGATGAAGAATGACTTTATTGATTACTAAAATGTTGTTGCCTGCTAGCAAATACTATCTGAAATGTCCTAACGCAATGGACCCAATCGGGGTTACGGTTCATGAAACTGGTAATAAAGCTACAGCTATGTCAGAAATCTCTTATATGATCGGAAACGATACATCTACTTCATATCACTTTGCTGTTGATGATACAAGAGCAGTGC from the Carnobacterium inhibens subsp. inhibens DSM 13024 genome contains:
- a CDS encoding phage holin produces the protein MKTINWKVRFKNPQFIIQLIVSVFGPILAYAGITAQDITSWAILFDLILAAVSNPYVLITIAVAVYNAVIDPTTKGLSDSKQALNYTEPREDDK